One genomic segment of Equus przewalskii isolate Varuska chromosome 13, EquPr2, whole genome shotgun sequence includes these proteins:
- the LOC103550683 gene encoding protocadherin beta-18-like: MEPGGGSRQQIRQVLLFFVFLGEYLVCSETWRYSVAEETEIGSFIANLVKDTGLRVDDLAVRGARVIFDDYKPYLWLDQQTGNLLLNEQLDREALCDLTEPCILHFQVLFENPLQFFQAELWVKDINDHTPTFLEKHILLKISEGTAPGASFHIDSAQDLDVGKNGVQNYTLSPNPHFHLKLQDNDGGRKYPELLLDQSLDREKESEFRLTLTALDGGSPPRSGTALVRVLVLDINDNAPEFERPIYEVQVPENSPLDSLVVQVSATDLDAGINGEISYSFSHNSRDIWKTFEIHPISGEVHLKALLDFELTQSYTINIQAIDGGSLLGKSTILVRVVDVNDNPPEIVMTSLTSPIPENSSPEMVVAVFSVRDQDSGDNGRMICSIQDNLPFVLKPTFKNFYTLVTERPLDRESRAEYNITITITDMGTPRLKTEHNITVLVSDVNDNAPAFTQTSYTLWVRENNSPALHIGSVSATDTDAGANAQLTYSLLPPQDPHLPLASLVSINADNGHLFALRSLDYEALQAFEFGVGATDRGSPALSSQARVRVLVLDANDNSPFVLYPLQNGSAPCTELVPRAAEAGYLVTKVVAVDGDSGQNAWLSYQLLKATEPGLFGVWPHNGEVRTARLLSERDAPKHRLLVQVRDNGEPPRSASVTLHVLLVDGFSQPYLPLPEAAAEQARADPLTVYLVVALASVSSLFLLSVLLFVAVRLCRRSRAASLGGCSVPEGPFPGHLVDVSGTGTLSQSYQYEVCLRAGSGTSEFKFLKSLACDHQGSVNDVEENSNFVNGFGFN, encoded by the coding sequence ATGGAGCCTGGAGGGGGGAGCCGTCAGCAGATAAGGCAAGtgctgcttttctttgttttcttgggaGAGTATTTGGTGTGTTCAGAAACCTGGCGCTATTCTgtggcagaggaaacagagattgGCTCCTTTATAGCCAACCTAGTGAAAGACACAGGTTTGCGTGTGGATGATCTTGCTGTGCGGGGAGCCAGAGTCATCTTTGACGACTATAAACCATATTTGTGGTTGGATCAGCAGACTGGCAACTTACTCTTAAATGAGCAACTGGACCGGGAGGCACTTTGCGATCTCACTGAGCCATGTATATTGCATTTCCAGGTCTTATTTGAAAATCCCTTGCAATTTTTTCAGGCTGAGCTTTGGGTCAAAGACATAAATGATCACACTCCTACGTTCCTAGAAAAACATATACTTCTGAAAATCTCAGAAGGTACTGCTCCAGGAGCCTCATTCCATATAGATAGTGCTCAGGACTTGGATGTAGGAAAGAATGGTGTTCAAAACTACACATTAAGCCCTAATCCTCATTTCCACCTTAAATTACAAGACAATGATGGGGGCAGAAAATACCCAGAGCTGTTACTGGACCAATCTCTGGATCGAGAAAAGGAGTCTGAGTTTAGATTAACGCTAACAGCCTTGGATGGTGGGTCTCCGCCCAGGTCCGGAACTGCACTGGTTCGCGTTTTGGTCTTAGATATCAATGACAATGCTCCAGAGTTTGAGAGACCCATCTATGAGGTTCAGGTACCAGAGAACAGCCCTCTGGACTCCTTGGTCGTCCAGGTGTCTGCTACAGATTTAGATGCaggaataaatggagaaatatcttattcattttctcacaattccAGAGACATATGGAAAACATTTGAAATCCATCCAATTTCTGGCGAAGTCCATTTAAAAGCGCTTCTGGATTTTGAGTTAACTCAGTCTTATACAATTAATATTCAGGCCATTGATGGTGGGAGCCTTTTAGGAAAATCAACAATTTTAGTTCGAGTTGTAGATGTGAATGACAACCCACCAGAAATAGTCATGACATCTCTTACCAGCCCCATACCAGAAAATTCGTCGCCTGAGATGGTCGTCGCTGTTTTTAGCGTTCGAGACCAAGACTCTGGGGACAACGGGAGGATGATTTGTTCAATTCAGGACAATCTCCCCTTTGTCTTGAAGCCTACCTTCAAGAATTTCTACACCCTGGTAACAGAGCGCCCATTGGACAGAGAAAGCCGAGCCGAGTAcaacatcaccatcaccatcacagACATGGGAACACCCAGACTGAAAACCGAGCACAACATAACCGTGCTGGTCTCCGACGTCAACGACAACGCCCCGGCCTTCACCCAAACCTCCTACACCCTCTGGGTCCGCGAGAACAACAGCCCCGCCCTGCACATCGGCAGCGTCAGCGCCACGGACACAGACGCAGGCGCCAACGCCCAGCTCACCTACTCGCTGCTGCCGCCCCAAGACCCGCAcctgcccctggcctccctcGTGTCCATCAACGCCGACAACGGCCACCTGTTCGCCCTCAGGTCGCTGGACTACGAGGCCCTGCAGGCCTTCGAGTTCGGCGTGGGCGCCACGGACCGCGGCTCGCCGGCGCTGAGCAGCCAGGCGCGGGTGCGCGTGCTGGTGCTGGACGCCAACGACAACTCGCCCTTCGTGCTGTACCCGCTGCAGAACGGCTCTGCGCCCTGCACCGAGCTGGTGCCCCGGGCGGCCGAGGCGGGCTACCTGGTGACCAAGGTGGTGGCGGTGGACGGCGACTCGGGCCAGAACGCCTGGCTGTCGTACCAGCTGCTCAAGGCCACGGAGCCCGGGCTGTTCGGCGTGTGGCCGCACAACGGCGAGGTGCGCACGGCCAGGCTGCTGAGCGAGCGCGACGCGCCCAAGCACAGGCTGCTGGTGCAGGTCAGGGACAATGGCGAGCCGCCGCGCTCGGCCAGCGTCACGCTGCACGTGCTGCTGGTGGACGGCTTCTCCCAGCCCTACCTGCCGCTGCCCGAGGCGGCGGCCGAGCAGGCGCGGGCCGACCCGCTCACCGTCTACCTGGTCGTCGCGCTGGCGTCGGTGTCGTCGCTCTTCCTCCTGTCGGTGCTGCTGTTCGTCGCGGTGCGGCtgtgcaggaggagcagggccgCGTCGCTGGGTGGCTGCTCGGTGCCCGAGGGCCCCTTTCCGGGCCACCTGGTGGACGTGAGTGGCACCGGGACTCTGTCCCAGAGCTACCAGTATGAGGTGTGTCTGAGGGCAGGTTCAGGGACCAGCGAGTTCAAGTTTCTGAAATCTCTTGCCTGCGACCATCAGGGGTCTGTGAATGATGTGGAGGAAAACTCAAACTTTGTAAATGGTTTTGGATTCAATTAG